In Myxococcus guangdongensis, the following proteins share a genomic window:
- the fabG gene encoding 3-oxoacyl-ACP reductase FabG: protein MSEKTVLVTGSSRGIGRAIALRLARDGFDVVVHCRSKVEEAEAVAAGVRELGRAARVLRFDVADRADTEKVLLADIEAHGCYYGVVCNAGIARDNAFPAMPAEDWDAVIHTNLDAFYNVLNPLSMPLVRRRKPGRIVTLSSVSGLMGNRGQVNYSAAKAGIIGATKALAVELASRGITVNCVAPGLIDTEMVEPHIVEEALKMIPAKRLGKPEEVAAAVSFLMSEDAAYVTRQVISVNGGLLG from the coding sequence ATGAGTGAGAAGACGGTACTGGTGACGGGCTCCAGCCGGGGCATCGGCCGCGCGATTGCCCTGCGGCTGGCGCGGGACGGGTTCGACGTCGTGGTGCACTGTCGCTCCAAGGTGGAGGAGGCGGAGGCGGTCGCCGCGGGCGTGCGTGAGCTGGGCCGCGCGGCGCGGGTGCTGCGCTTCGACGTGGCCGACCGCGCCGACACGGAGAAGGTGCTGCTCGCGGACATCGAGGCCCACGGCTGCTACTACGGCGTGGTGTGCAACGCGGGCATCGCCCGGGACAACGCCTTCCCCGCCATGCCCGCGGAGGACTGGGACGCGGTCATCCACACCAACCTGGACGCGTTCTACAACGTGCTCAACCCGCTGAGCATGCCGCTGGTGCGCAGGCGCAAGCCCGGGCGCATCGTCACGCTGTCCTCCGTGTCCGGCCTCATGGGCAACCGGGGCCAGGTGAACTACAGCGCGGCGAAGGCGGGCATCATCGGCGCGACGAAGGCGCTGGCGGTGGAGCTGGCCAGCCGCGGCATCACCGTCAACTGCGTGGCGCCGGGGCTCATCGACACGGAGATGGTGGAGCCGCACATCGTCGAGGAGGCGCTGAAGATGATTCCGGCGAAGCGGCTGGGCAAGCCCGAGGAGGTCGCCGCCGCGGTGAGCTTCCTGATGAGCGAGGACGCCGCGTACGTCACGCGGCAGGTCATCTCCGTGAATGGAGGGCTGCTGGGATGA
- a CDS encoding ApeP family dehydratase, with amino-acid sequence MRTPIAFDISEIVPHADRMRLIDRAVEGDEEGLVAEVTLREDCLFQEGGEVGGWVGIEFMAQAIAAYAGWRQRLQGQPQRMGFLLGTRKYECSRPSFKVGEHLRIEVRRQFWTDEGMSQFDCTLGVGGETVATAALTVFQPPASVDLTKVGKDE; translated from the coding sequence ATGCGCACGCCCATTGCCTTCGACATCTCCGAGATTGTCCCCCACGCCGACCGCATGCGGCTGATAGACAGGGCGGTGGAAGGCGACGAGGAGGGCCTGGTGGCCGAGGTGACGCTGCGCGAGGACTGCCTCTTCCAGGAGGGTGGCGAGGTGGGCGGCTGGGTGGGCATCGAGTTCATGGCCCAGGCCATCGCCGCCTATGCGGGCTGGCGGCAGCGGCTGCAGGGACAGCCCCAGCGGATGGGCTTCCTGCTGGGCACGCGCAAGTACGAGTGCAGCCGTCCGTCGTTCAAGGTGGGCGAGCACCTGCGCATCGAGGTCCGCCGACAATTCTGGACGGACGAGGGCATGAGCCAGTTCGACTGCACCCTGGGCGTGGGCGGGGAGACGGTGGCCACGGCGGCGCTGACGGTGTTCCAGCCGCCGGCCTCGGTGGACCTGACGAAGGTGGGCAAGGATGAGTGA
- a CDS encoding beta-ketoacyl-ACP synthase produces MTPPVFLNHLGVVCALGHGTAEVAQALFGDQPTGVAPSPDFASRVLHVGHVTSPLASTDALPVPLRSRNNALLLTALAQVRPAVDEALRRHGPERVAVVLGTSTSGIGESEAAIKARAATGELPAHFDVRQQELGSPALALNHVLGVKGPSFVISTACSSSAKALATAARLLRSGIADAVITGGADALCAFTVAGFASLDSVSDARCNPMSVHRRGINIGEGAALFLMTREPGPVRLAGWGESSDAHHLSAPEPGGRGALIAMRTAMERAGVTPSDVGYVNLHGTATPQNDAMESRAVASLLGQAVPCSSTKPLTGHTLGAAGALEAALCWLTLTDAHGRLPPHWWDGEADPELPALALVKPGTTLGRPPRYVLSNSFAFGGSNAALLLGTA; encoded by the coding sequence GTGACGCCGCCCGTCTTCCTCAACCACCTCGGCGTGGTGTGCGCCCTGGGCCATGGCACCGCCGAGGTGGCCCAGGCCCTCTTCGGCGACCAGCCGACGGGCGTGGCCCCCAGCCCCGACTTCGCCTCGCGCGTGCTGCACGTGGGGCATGTCACCTCGCCGCTCGCGTCCACGGACGCGCTGCCGGTGCCGCTGCGAAGCCGCAACAACGCGCTCCTGCTCACCGCGCTCGCGCAGGTGCGTCCCGCCGTGGACGAGGCCCTGCGACGCCATGGGCCGGAGCGCGTGGCCGTCGTCCTGGGCACCAGCACCTCCGGCATCGGCGAGAGCGAGGCCGCCATCAAGGCGCGCGCGGCCACCGGCGAGCTGCCCGCGCACTTCGACGTGCGACAACAAGAATTGGGCTCGCCCGCGCTGGCGCTCAACCACGTGCTCGGCGTGAAGGGGCCCTCGTTCGTCATCTCCACCGCGTGCTCGTCCAGCGCCAAGGCCCTGGCCACCGCGGCCCGGCTCTTGCGCTCGGGCATCGCGGACGCGGTCATCACCGGTGGCGCGGATGCGCTGTGCGCCTTCACCGTCGCGGGCTTCGCCTCGCTCGACTCGGTGAGCGACGCGCGCTGCAACCCGATGAGCGTCCACCGCCGGGGCATCAACATCGGCGAAGGCGCCGCGCTGTTCCTGATGACGCGCGAGCCGGGGCCGGTGCGGCTCGCGGGCTGGGGCGAGTCCTCGGACGCCCACCACCTCTCCGCGCCCGAGCCCGGTGGCCGGGGCGCCCTCATCGCCATGCGGACCGCGATGGAGCGCGCGGGCGTGACGCCCTCCGACGTGGGCTACGTCAACCTCCACGGCACGGCGACGCCGCAGAACGACGCCATGGAGAGCCGCGCGGTGGCCTCGCTGTTGGGACAGGCCGTGCCGTGCAGTTCCACCAAGCCGCTCACCGGCCACACGCTGGGGGCCGCGGGCGCGCTGGAGGCGGCCCTGTGCTGGCTGACGCTCACCGACGCGCACGGGCGGCTTCCTCCCCACTGGTGGGACGGCGAGGCGGACCCGGAGCTGCCCGCGCTGGCGCTGGTGAAGCCGGGGACCACGCTGGGGCGCCCTCCGCGCTATGTCCTGAGCAACTCCTTCGCCTTCGGCGGCAGCAACGCCGCGCTTCTGTTGGGGACGGCCTGA
- a CDS encoding DUF3261 domain-containing protein: MRGLIALLALVGLASCVTPAPRRGAPEVALPALALTPASFGATVSLTQRLSFAHQMDPGGPRSLEALLEVDPAALRLAGFALGQRVFTMEWDGERLEEQRDARVPEQFQSRTVLRDIQFVYWPAPAVRDALPQGWTLEDSPGQRVLRYGDKEWLSVRYGGEPRWKGRAELVNAAEHYRLTIDSQPTEE, from the coding sequence GTGCGCGGCCTGATCGCCCTCCTCGCGCTGGTGGGGCTCGCCTCCTGCGTCACCCCGGCTCCGCGCCGGGGCGCGCCGGAGGTGGCCCTGCCCGCGCTCGCCCTGACGCCTGCATCGTTCGGTGCCACCGTCAGCCTGACGCAGCGGCTGAGCTTCGCCCACCAGATGGACCCGGGTGGACCGCGCTCGCTGGAGGCCCTGCTGGAGGTCGACCCGGCGGCGCTGCGCCTGGCCGGCTTCGCGCTCGGCCAGCGGGTCTTCACCATGGAATGGGACGGCGAGCGACTGGAGGAGCAGCGGGACGCGCGGGTGCCCGAGCAGTTCCAGTCGCGCACGGTGCTGCGCGACATCCAGTTCGTCTACTGGCCCGCCCCCGCGGTGCGGGATGCGCTCCCCCAGGGCTGGACGCTCGAGGATTCCCCGGGTCAGCGGGTCCTGCGGTATGGAGACAAGGAGTGGTTGTCGGTGCGCTATGGTGGAGAGCCCCGCTGGAAGGGCCGCGCGGAGCTGGTCAACGCAGCGGAACACTACCGGCTGACCATCGACTCCCAACCCACGGAGGAATGA
- a CDS encoding NAD(P)/FAD-dependent oxidoreductase: MKIEKTEVVIIGAGPSGSVAAGILRKQGRQVLILEREDFPRFSIGESLLPQSMQYIEEAGMIRDVVEAGFQYKNGAAFVRGDKYTDFDFREKSSQGWGTTYQVQRAHFDHVLALAAQRMGATLRFRHTVESVDVSGATPELTARGPDGEPYRVQARFLLDASGFGRVLPRLLSLETPSDFPVRGALFTHVEDRVAPGTFDRSKIRITVHPQHVHVWYWTIPFSNGRCSLGVVAKREYLEQYKGTETERLKAIVSEDPSLSGLLKDAVWDTPARAITGYAANVKSLWGNGFALLGNAGEFLDPVFSSGVTIAVKSASLAAKCIAREFAGEKVNWEADYAVPLKGGVDTFRTFVESWYAGGFQSVIFHPNASPEVRKMISAILAGYAWDKENPFVADSKRRLGVLEKLCAA, encoded by the coding sequence GTGAAGATCGAAAAAACGGAAGTCGTCATCATCGGGGCGGGTCCGTCGGGTTCAGTGGCAGCGGGCATCCTGCGCAAACAAGGCCGGCAGGTGTTGATCCTGGAGCGCGAGGACTTCCCCCGCTTCTCCATCGGAGAGAGCCTGTTGCCGCAGAGCATGCAGTACATCGAGGAAGCGGGGATGATCCGCGACGTCGTGGAGGCGGGCTTCCAGTACAAGAACGGCGCGGCCTTCGTGCGCGGCGACAAGTACACGGACTTCGACTTCCGCGAGAAGTCCTCCCAGGGCTGGGGCACCACGTACCAGGTGCAGCGCGCGCACTTCGACCACGTGCTGGCGCTCGCCGCCCAGCGCATGGGCGCCACGCTGCGCTTCCGTCACACCGTGGAGTCCGTGGACGTCTCGGGCGCCACGCCGGAGCTGACGGCGCGCGGCCCCGACGGTGAGCCGTACCGCGTCCAGGCCCGCTTCCTGCTCGACGCCAGCGGCTTCGGCCGCGTGCTGCCCCGCCTCCTGTCGCTGGAGACGCCGTCGGACTTCCCGGTGCGCGGCGCGCTCTTCACGCACGTGGAGGACCGCGTCGCCCCGGGCACGTTCGACCGCAGCAAGATTCGCATCACCGTGCACCCCCAGCACGTGCACGTCTGGTACTGGACCATCCCCTTCTCCAACGGGCGCTGCTCGCTGGGCGTGGTGGCCAAGCGCGAGTACCTGGAGCAGTACAAGGGCACGGAGACCGAGCGGCTCAAGGCCATCGTCTCCGAGGACCCTTCGCTGTCCGGGCTCTTGAAGGACGCCGTCTGGGACACGCCCGCGCGCGCCATCACCGGCTACGCGGCCAACGTGAAGTCGCTGTGGGGCAACGGCTTCGCGCTGCTCGGCAACGCGGGCGAGTTCCTGGACCCGGTCTTCTCCTCGGGCGTCACCATCGCCGTGAAGTCCGCGAGCCTGGCGGCGAAGTGCATCGCCCGGGAGTTCGCGGGTGAGAAGGTCAACTGGGAGGCCGACTACGCGGTGCCCCTCAAGGGCGGCGTGGACACGTTCCGAACCTTCGTCGAGTCCTGGTACGCCGGCGGCTTCCAGTCCGTCATCTTCCACCCCAACGCCTCGCCCGAGGTGCGCAAGATGATCTCCGCCATCCTCGCCGGCTACGCGTGGGACAAGGAGAACCCCTTCGTCGCCGACAGCAAGCGCCGGCTCGGCGTGCTCGAGAAGCTGTGCGCGGCCTGA